CTGATAGCAGggttgatttatttattttatctcaaAATATAAATGATCTCTATTCAATTTTGTGTcaacaaattaattatatctatGTACTACTACTAGTAAATTAATAGACATTATCCgtcattttattaattaaacgTAATATTAGTTAATATGTTGTTTTCTAATAAAAACTCTTGATTTCAGATTTTAGGAATAATTCATTAtctattatgatattttttaaaaacattttacgTGCATCAAAAGtcaattattcttttatttcaaataGCTCTTGAAAAAAAGGAAAGCCCCTTGAATAAGTATGTGATCGATGGTATTGACTTTTAATTGATATTGAATGGTATGTGTTCCTTCATATGTATAACATCATCATTTCGTCACAACTGAACTTACAGAAACACAACAAATATTCGTTTCAATTTTCTTGATTATTATGATGCATTATTAACGAatgatatattattaattttataattaaaatatattatatattattttttattataattaaaattactttttacttaaagaattatttttttatttttttatttattttattttttatatattattatttataattaattataaaattaacaattaaaatatataatataatataatatttttattgtaattaaattaaaattgaaaattaaaatattaaaataatataattatattatattactgatttaataataaaaatatatcttataacactttttgttaaaattgagatgaaatattttttaaaaaattaataaaaaatttttcatcatcttttctacctctctccttctctaattttttttgttctttttattttatacataacttataatttatatttatatttatattactaatttgaTAAACTAAACTGTGTTACgagatatttttataattaaaataattttttttcaaaattaataaattttttgtctttttctttatctctctgtctcttttttttctcattctctatctctctctatCTTTCTGATCTATtccacaaaaaaataaaattaataaaataatataatttaaataaattcataaaattataaaaatacattaaatttataattaaatataattaaatttctatataatattattcacataaaaaatatattattatatacatattttttttagttttttatttatttttaaatttttactgtttatctttttaatttataattatatttttttcaaatatttattacatataatttagaCAGAATACTAATATTacgattaataattaaaatcaagattcaattgtttaaaaaattaactttaagttgattttataactatcaacataaattttttatactaatatcttattatatttttatataaaagagagaaaaatattatttttaactaataaatataaaaattaattatttttatttgtataaacTCCGCCTATGTTACACTTGCGGTATATAGCCGGTCCCAAACCcggataaaggaggagggttgtgttaggtcttcagcaaccaacataaaaatatagccgaacccccatgacatgaatcaaagacaTTATTGCGTTAAAGCTAGGTCGTTGCCCGGAAGTAACGCGCTGTATGGCTCGAATATGGTGTCAAAGCAAGAGCTGCTACATCGGTGCCcggatgtagtgttaaatgagcaagAGTTCTCGCGTTTTTGTGAATGGACGAGGGTAAATAAGTTAGTTCACAAAGTAAAAGCCTAAAAGGTAAAGGTCGAAGTgacagaaggttgagatttgggacatggaacataggcactctaacaggaaagtccatggaggtggtggacaccatgacaaggagaAAGATTAACATTATATGCCTACAAGAAACGAAATGGGTTGGTGCAAAggctagggagttggatacttctggtttcaaactttggtatacatgaaaggtgaagaataggaatgtggttggaataattgtggataagcagtggaagaaggacgtagtggatgtcaagagggtgggagatcggatcatctctatcaaacttgtggtaGAGGGATgtgctttccatgtgattagcgcctatgcaccgcaagtgggttcggacgaacaacacaagataaggttttgggaggatttagagagtttggttcaaggcatacctttgggagataagattttcttaggaggagatttaaatggccatgttgggagaGAATTGACTGGATATGAGAGTATTCACAGAGGCCATGgtttcggggtgatcaatgccgagggtaaaactattttggacttttcctcaacctttgatcttctcatcgcaaatacatgttttaaaaagagagacgaacatcttataacctataagagtggcatgaaAAGCTCTCAAAttgacttcttcttgttgagggagagtcgaccggaaattttgcattaactgtaaaattatcccgaaagagagtttgacaacacaacatagggtgctcgtcatagattttcgcgttgagcaaaagttgaggaaaagacatcatacgaagaacccaaggacgaggtggtggcaGATGAAAtgtgaggaacaaagaagcttcctaagatgggtaggagaagaggcaaagtgggatgAGAATGGAAGTGCGaaagagatgtggagggagatggcggaagttattagaagaatagtaaaagaaagttttggtgaatctaaaggaataggaccaagggacaaggagtcctggtggtggattgcgagtatacaagaaaagataaagataaaaagggaatgctttaaatagtggtctttatgccgcaatgcagataactggaaaaaatataaggcggctaagaaagagacaaaagtggctgtaagtgaagcaaaaacaagagcatatgagggtctctaccagtctttgggcacgaaagaaggaaaaagggtatatatagaatcgcaaagagtcagaaaagaagaacgagagatttgaatcaggttaagtgcataaaggataaggatggagaggtgttggctcaagaggagaagattaatgaaaggtggaagagctacttctacgagttatttaatgagggacGGAAGACTCTTTCGAGTcttggtcgattatgcacaagggaagaagatcaaaactttgactactatcgaaggattcgagacttcgagataaaagaggctctaaagcagatgaaaaatgaCAGGGCAGTAAaacctgataatatcccgattgaggtttggaagggtcttggagaaaaaggcatcaactAGTTAACCAaactttttaatgagattttaaggtcaaagaagatgcctgatgagtggagaaagagcacctttatacctatctacaagaataagggggatatacaaagttgcggaaactatagagggattaaACTTATAagtcatactatgaagttatggaaaagggtgatagaacggaggttgagaaaagagacacaagtaacagataaccaatttggatttatgccaagaagatctaccactgaagcaatatacctattaagaaggatgatggagatgtatcatagtaataaaagggatctacatatgatgtttattgatttggaaaaagcgtatgatagggtaccaagggagatcttatggaaggttttaaaAAAGAGGAGAGTAAAAATCGCATATATTTGGGCAATTAAAGATATGTATGAtgggccacaactagtgtgaagactcaaggtgatGTGACGGAGGAattccctattggtataggattacaccagggatcatccttaagtccataccttttcacattagtcttggaagtactcacagagcacatccaagagcctgtgccatggtgcatgctttttgccgatgatatcgtccttatgggagagtcaacggaagacctaaataagaagttggagttatggagagaagccttagaagtgtatggtctgcgcataagccgtagcaagacggaatatatggaatgtaagttcagttTGAGAAGGAAAAATcccaatatagaggtgaatattagagaaaacatcataggaaaagttaaaagttttaagtatcttgggtgcatcatacaggataatggagagattgaacaggatgtaaatcataggatccaagcaggttggtcaaaatggcggagtgcatctggttttatatgcgacaaaaaagtgcctttaaaacttaaaggtaaattctatcgcaccgctataagaccagctatgctgtatggtacaGAGTGTTGGGTGGCTAAAGGGGAGCACAAACATAAgttgagtgtggcagagatgaagatgttgagatggatgagtggtcatacgcgattagataaaataatgaatgaagatataagggagagagttggagtagcacccattgtggaaaagatggttaaatcgcgtctcaggtggtttagacatgtgagaagaagatcAATAGAACATTCAGTCAGGAGGGTgaatgagatggaagatggacaaatgGCGAAATACAGAGGAaaacctaagaagaccatccatgagatggtcaaacgagatctacatgtaaacggtctctctatagacatgatacatgacagagcacaatggtgtcgtttgattcatgtagccgaccccacttagtgggacaatactttgttgttgttgttgttgttgtatttttatttgtataataGACTTAATacctaattaaatataaatatatatatatatattaaatttgtttaaattttaaataataaatattaaaattaattattaataaaagattaaaatctttcacataaaaataataactaaaaattttattatttaatctacaaaaatatttatctttttagttGATGAGAATATTCATcccttaaatttttttataaaaataatttgattttataaattttttaccTCTATAATATCAGGATAAAATTAatacaattttaaatatttatatttctatATAGCATTATTATTACGGACAAAATACTAGTAATATAGTAACTTGTGTAGTGCTAGCTAGCAATGGCCTGGAAACGAGTTTAGACTTTAGAGAGGAGCAAATCAAAGTAGAGAAAGAGAAAGTTGAAGCCGACAAGCAACCTTAATTCCTCGCCAAAACATAAGTGAGGTCTCAACGCATAAAAAGTTGCTTGTCAAACTTTTctggttattttttttttttctggccACACACTATGATCACATCTGtttagactttttttttttttttaaaggaaCTGTTTAGACTTTATTAGATTATTCATTTACATGCATGTCCGCTTAGggttaataaatttaataatatataatcaaGTTAGATTAGTCTAATGGTTGGTTTACTAGTCCGTTTAACTAAGTGTAGGGTTTAAATTTCGTTTTGTACATGCAGCAATCTATTGGCCTGTCGGACTAGAAAATAccgtgaaaaataaaaaaatatataaatatattttatcttatatttttaaatattaataattaattaataattaaaaataataaattttaataattttttaatatttctttttttaaattgtggGTTATGACACTTTGGTTAGATCTAGACTCGATTAAGATATTTTATCtgaacttttttattttaaattaatccaAAATAAATTGAGTTAAATTAGAttgatttaatatataattagcGTATGTAATActgtaaattatatataataaattaataaaaaatattaattaaattatataatacaatattttattattaattttaacataaaatatatattttaattataaaatattaccTTTTAAATTAATGTAAATCTATCCGATTGAAACTCAATCcaaaaattatatgaataaaaataataaatttaaattcaaaaaatatgttTGGGTACGAACTAGTCCATATGTGAATAcccttaatttaattttgatagaaaaaatgataaattttaaatctaaactttaaattttaaattttaaccaTTTTTTATGTGTGTTTATCTTGTATTTAAATTAATAGTAGtcgattttttatttttttctaaagtGTTGGTGTATTAATATTTCTTATTTTGTTTATGAGAAAGTAGAGAACGAGAGCATAGTATAATTGGTGAATCAAATTTTGAGTTAAATCTCAATTTGACCTCTGAAATTTGGCCTGATGTTCAGAATGATCTCTACAATTTTGTTGGCCTCAATTAGAACCCTCAAATTTGCAATTATAGCTTCAACTTACCCCTGCGATCATCTCCGTCACCGAAATACTGATCTAGCGCAATTGCATAAAATGGGGGACACTACTTAAATGACGGCGCATTGGTTTCGTGCCTAAACCCTTTGAAAACCACGTAGTGTAAgggttttcttgatgttttgcAACTTATGATCGTCCTAGTGGAAAAAAAGAGAGTTTTAACCCACAAAAAATTGAAACGACGTGGTTTTCAAAGGGTTTGGGAGCGAAACCAATGCGCCGTCATTTAAGTAGTGTCCACCATATCATGTAATTACATTAGATCAGCATTCTGCTGATGAAGATGATCGCAGAGGCAAGCCAGAGCCACAATTATAAATTTGAGGGTTGTAATTGAGGCCAACGAAATTGTAGGAATCATTCTGAATATCGGACTAAATTTCAGGGGCCAAATTGAGATTTAActcatcaaattttttaaacaaaaatgaaCCGGTTTATAAACTTATAATCgtttatgtatttaatttgttataagATAAATTGAAAATAAGTGTAAAATTAAAAACCAAGATGAGGGACCAATCTAGTTACTCAATTCAACCCAATTTTCGTTATAGACATATAGGTAATGAATTATACGTTTCAGGAATTAATATGGTGGACTAAGTTTTCATAGATAATACGgaaaaaaaaacgaaagaagaaaaaagagttaGGTTAAATTACACTTATATTTTTAGTGAAATTGTAAATTGGTCTTTACACTTTAAAAGTTTATAATTGggtttttaaagaaaattaaaatttgtaatttagtcCCCGCCAATCAAAAATTATTGatttaacataatatttttaaaatatgttgagaatattctgttaaaatagagaatatgttgaaaatattttattaaatcaaatattttttgaacGATGGGGACtaaattgtaaattttaattatctttaggAATTCAATTATAAACTTTTAAAGTGTAGAGATCAATTTGTAATTTTACTGAAAGTGTAAGAAATAACTGTGTAATTTAACCAAAGAGTTAAATTTATACAcaagaaaaatacaaataaagatGAAATTTAACTGAACTATTCTCTAAtactaattataaaaaaattaattaaatcataTGACATCCTTGCATAAAGTGTATTCAGTTACCTATTAGAGTATATAGGAAGTTTGAGAGTggcacttttttttttcagtatCTTTTGGTATGATGTCTTATTCATCATGTTACTGCATTTGCAACTTTGAATCCTTAACCAATTAAACTCGATTTTCATCGTCATAGATTTAAAGTCATGTTAATTACGCATTAAATTGCATGCTTTAGTATAGTGATCATCATGATGTTAACGTTGAATGCATACTAATTTGAATAATCTTAAATAATAAAGCAGTTATTAATTGCAAATAATTTGATCAGTTCTGTCAAAGATAGCATATATCACGCATAGACTTTTTATTGCAAAGAAATTATGGCGTGTTATTAGTACAAAAATGTGGTTGAAAGATTGACAAGAAAAAATGTATGTGGAGTTGAAATTTTGGTTTTATACTTTTATCCCAAGGGATTAGTCAATGTAATTTCCCATATAtcataaaagaaaattacataGAACATgtgcaatatatatatatattgttacgTACGTGGAATTGAATGGCCGAAAGATCTTCATAATACAGATATATATTGACTTcagatatatataaatattaataaaaatacatatcAAATAACGTGCATTATTCATATTAACTAAAATCAAGTTTCAACTATATACAAACTTAGTTATACTTATGTGAGTGTTCAATTTAGAATTGCATTATGGAAACTTCGAACCACACGCAAACTAGTTTAGAAATTTCCTCACACAATGCAATGCAAGCTCTAGTTATAAAAGGAATGAGAAGACTCTAATTAgaaacacacacacatacatacatacattaAGAAATTAAACATGGCATTTACTATCTCTTCACCCTTCTCCTTCGTATCCACCATCAATAATGTCTCTACTAGAAATAATCCAAAACACCAACAAGTTCCTAATAGAATTGCATGCAATAGTAGTAGTACTAATAACCAAAACACCAAGAATGAATCATCATCGTCAGAAACACCTAGAAGAAATGTTCTAATAGGGTTAGGAGGGCTTTGTGGTGCTTATACCCTAAGTGCTAACAACAACCCTTTTGCCTATGCTGCTCCTATATCCCCACCAGACCTAAGCACGTGCGGTGCACCTGACCTGCCCAATGGTGCAAAACCCACCAATTGTTGCCCTCCAATTAACACAAAGATCATAGATTACAAGCTTCCTTCAAACCCACCCTTAAAGGTAAGACCAGCAGCACATTTGGTCAACGATGAGTATTTGGCAAAGTACAAAAAAGCCGTTGACCTTATGAAATCCCTACCGTCCGATGATCCAAGAAATTTCACCCAACAAGCCAACATCCATTGTGCTTATTGTGATGGTGCATATCACCAAGTAGGGTTCCCGGATCTTGATCTCCAAGTCCACAACTCATggctcttctttccttttcaccGTTGGTACCTTTACTTCCATGAGAGAATCTTGGCAAGCTTGATCGATGATCCTACCTTTGCCCTACCCTTTTGGAACTGGGATGCTCCACGTGGCATGCAACTACCTTCCATTTATACTGACGCCAAATCTTCTCTCTATGACAAGCTTAGAAACCCTACTCATCAACCACCAACTCTAGTTGACCTAGATTTCAATATGGAGGACCCTAATTCCAACGGCCAAGTTTCCTCCAACCTCTCCATAATGTATAGGCAAGTTGTTTCCAATGGAAAGACTTCTAGACTCTTCCTTGGAAACCCTTACCGTGCCGGCGACAATCCTGATCCTGGTTTGGGATCGTTGGAGAATGTTCCCCATGGTCCTGTCCATTTGTGGACAGGAGATATCAACCAGCCTAACGGCGAGGACATGGGGACATTCTATTCAGCTGCGAGAGATCCTATATTTTATTGCCACCATTCCAACGTAGACAGGATGTGGTCAGTATGGAAATCGCTTGGAGGAAAAAGAAAGGATTTTACTGACCCTGATTGGTTAGAGTCAGGGTTTTTGTTCTACGACGAGAACAAAAACCTTGTCCGTGTTAGAGTCAAGGATTGTCTTGACTCTAAAAGCCTTGGGTATGTCTACCAAGACGTAGACATCCCTTGGCTGAATGCTAAGCCCATGCCACGGCGTGGGCTTAAGGCGAAAAAGGTGGCACAACGTTTTGGTGTTGGCGCGGCTTTGGCTGCAGAGACTTCGAGAAATGCCGAGTTTCCGTTGGTTTTGGATTCTGTTGTGAGTACTATGGTGAAGCGGCCGAAGAAGTCAAGGAGcaagaaggagaaggaggaggaagaggaagttCTGGTGATCGAAGGGATCGAGTTTGATCGGAGTGTGGCGGTGAAGTTTGACGTGTTTATCAACGATGAAGATGACAAGGTTGTGGGCCCCAACAATACGGAGTTTGCTGGAAGCTTTGTGAGTGTGCCTCACTCTCACAAGCACAAGAACAAGAAGATCAAAACTGTTTTGAGGTTAGGGTTGACGGATTTGTTGGAAGATTTGGAAGTAGAAGATGATGATAAGATTATGGTTACGTTGGTTCCAAGGTATGGGAAGGGTAAAGTTCATATTAGAGGCATCAAGATCGAGCTTGTTGCAGATTAAAAATCTCAACcatttattaataatttgatgGATGTGTGTAATATGATCCATCTATCTCATgcatacgaagaaaatgttgttTATGTTATCATTACTGTAATTTCAGATGAACCGATGATGAAATAAGTTCTTGCATTGcttcaagaaaaaaaatattcttactttaaatatatttttgacaaGCAATTAAAATTGACTTTTCGTAGGTTgcgtaaaaaaattttacacaaataattaattagtattattatatcagtaaaaataattaatttttaaatttattatttaaaatgttaTATAAAGTATacgaatttaattttaatatattcgTAATGTAATTTACACAAtatgtaattatatttttttataattatttatatggtcaatataaaatataataacattATGTAATTGAATATatgtgtaaaattattttatattttatcgcatcaaaattaaattcaaagtaTAAACGCATACGttagaattaaatttagttaaacgataaaaataattgatggagaaacaaaaatttggaaaatatagtttttagattttagatatgcagcttctaaattttaaaatatctttttcgtTGGCCAATTGTTGCATTTTGTTTTTACCCAACAAATTCATCAGGTTATAATTTTGCAATGTTTTTTGAAGGATAAAAATTGATATACAATTGTTATTAtgtaaatttaatatttataaattattaaataatttaataaatttgagtaaattattatctaattatttttaattataaaaaaaaactgtGTGGATTTTAACCTTAAGAGAGACTATAACATATAGATACAAAGGAAAACAGTTCACGTCTTGCCAACAACTATTGGCATATGCGTATGGAAAGTTATCTAGGAAGGGAGGTGAATAGTGGCCTCGATCcctttataattttaaaaaattatgtttatatataaatatgtgtttaaaaaataaaaaattatataatttaataatttgatatgtattattttttattataggatggatttatattttaattatttaatttactaatattttttacttaactaatttaatattatattttt
This sequence is a window from Arachis stenosperma cultivar V10309 chromosome 10, arast.V10309.gnm1.PFL2, whole genome shotgun sequence. Protein-coding genes within it:
- the LOC130956406 gene encoding polyphenol oxidase, chloroplastic-like, which translates into the protein MAFTISSPFSFVSTINNVSTRNNPKHQQVPNRIACNSSSTNNQNTKNESSSSETPRRNVLIGLGGLCGAYTLSANNNPFAYAAPISPPDLSTCGAPDLPNGAKPTNCCPPINTKIIDYKLPSNPPLKVRPAAHLVNDEYLAKYKKAVDLMKSLPSDDPRNFTQQANIHCAYCDGAYHQVGFPDLDLQVHNSWLFFPFHRWYLYFHERILASLIDDPTFALPFWNWDAPRGMQLPSIYTDAKSSLYDKLRNPTHQPPTLVDLDFNMEDPNSNGQVSSNLSIMYRQVVSNGKTSRLFLGNPYRAGDNPDPGLGSLENVPHGPVHLWTGDINQPNGEDMGTFYSAARDPIFYCHHSNVDRMWSVWKSLGGKRKDFTDPDWLESGFLFYDENKNLVRVRVKDCLDSKSLGYVYQDVDIPWLNAKPMPRRGLKAKKVAQRFGVGAALAAETSRNAEFPLVLDSVVSTMVKRPKKSRSKKEKEEEEEVLVIEGIEFDRSVAVKFDVFINDEDDKVVGPNNTEFAGSFVSVPHSHKHKNKKIKTVLRLGLTDLLEDLEVEDDDKIMVTLVPRYGKGKVHIRGIKIELVAD